Proteins co-encoded in one Quercus robur chromosome 8, dhQueRobu3.1, whole genome shotgun sequence genomic window:
- the LOC126694030 gene encoding uncharacterized protein LOC126694030: PKAEATSLNSSKTIANDVSAEYVSVITGFFKKLGVSHSNSIPDFCNTKYFYSHLIRDAIKPDQVLRGRITCLLTVTPVLANIYGSLHAGAIAAIAEMVSIACARTVVAEEKDIFLRDMSISYLSAAPIHAELIVDVSVLRSGTNLTINVAVEFKLKKTRKLAYTARATFYNMPTAKL; the protein is encoded by the exons CCAAAGGCAGAAGCAACGTCGTTGAATTCCTCAAAAACAATAGCTAACGACGTTTCTGCTGAATATGTTTCCGTTATCACtggtttctttaaaaaattaggaGTTTCACACTCCAATTCTATCCCAGATTTTTGCAATACCAAGTACTTCTACTCCCATCTCATTCGCGACGCAATCAAACCCGACCAAGTCCTACGTGGCCGAATCACCTGTCTCTTAACTGTCACACCCGTTCTCGCT AATATCTATGGTTCGTTGCATGCAGGGGCTATTGCGGCAATTGCTGAGATGGTGTCAATCGCTTGTGCTAGAACCGTGGTGGCTGAGGAAAAGGATATTTTTCTTAGAGATATGAGCATTTCATATCTCTCCGCTGCTCCAATCCAT GCAGAGCTGATAGTCGATGTCTCTGTGCTAAGGAGTGGAACAAATTTGACTATTAATGTTGCAGTGGAGTTCAAGCTCAAGAAAACCAGGAAGTTAGCCTATACTGCTCGTGCTACATTCTATAACATGCCCACTGCCAAGTTATGA